In Chryseobacterium gleum, a single genomic region encodes these proteins:
- a CDS encoding cbb3-type cytochrome oxidase subunit 3, producing MIPQNFKDILSNTENAGFYQTLALIFFMLFFIALVIYVFSRPKKYYKEEEEAPLGDDEDDDFNLKN from the coding sequence ATGATTCCTCAGAACTTTAAAGATATATTATCCAATACAGAAAATGCTGGCTTCTACCAGACACTGGCTCTGATTTTCTTTATGCTGTTCTTCATCGCTTTGGTAATCTATGTTTTTAGCAGACCTAAAAAATATTACAAAGAAGAAGAAGAGGCTCCTCTTGGGGATGATGAAGATGACGATTTTAATTTAAAAAATTAA
- a CDS encoding cbb3-type cytochrome c oxidase N-terminal domain-containing protein, with the protein MKQRTPVVINILIIIGLLIVFYYLFVQSYAFLSSPYFWGTVVIAGILAYIHGAIGDLIENNKFKKLSPEEKAAYLAEKKVPYFKRLYQSAFKKQSASEEKDILIDHGFDGIMELDNQLPKWWVGLFYFGTAFCIVYIAAYSFTDFAHPLSEYEKEYKEQLASIEEYQKSQPPVTIETAKYSADNIAEGKELFKTNCASCHKEDGSGGIGPNLTDNYWINQPEKTLFKNVFHMDWNGSPTNPAMRPFGKNGEVSGAEIEKIAAYVYHINQEQPPVTPAQGGAAPQGTEAHWEKE; encoded by the coding sequence ATGAAACAAAGAACACCTGTTGTTATAAACATCTTAATAATAATCGGACTTTTAATAGTTTTTTATTATTTATTTGTACAGAGCTACGCGTTCCTTTCTTCACCTTACTTCTGGGGAACTGTTGTGATCGCTGGGATCCTTGCTTACATTCATGGAGCCATCGGGGACCTTATCGAGAACAACAAATTCAAGAAATTATCTCCTGAAGAAAAGGCAGCTTATTTAGCTGAAAAGAAAGTTCCTTATTTCAAAAGATTGTACCAAAGTGCATTCAAAAAGCAATCTGCTTCTGAAGAAAAGGATATCCTTATCGATCACGGTTTCGACGGAATTATGGAGCTGGATAACCAATTACCAAAATGGTGGGTAGGTTTATTCTATTTTGGGACCGCTTTTTGTATTGTATATATTGCAGCATACTCTTTTACAGACTTCGCTCACCCGTTAAGCGAATATGAAAAAGAATATAAAGAGCAGTTGGCAAGTATTGAAGAATATCAGAAATCTCAGCCTCCTGTAACCATTGAAACAGCTAAGTATTCAGCGGATAATATCGCAGAAGGTAAAGAATTATTTAAAACAAACTGTGCATCTTGTCACAAGGAAGATGGTAGTGGAGGTATTGGACCAAACCTTACTGATAACTACTGGATCAACCAGCCTGAGAAGACATTATTCAAAAACGTATTCCATATGGACTGGAATGGTTCTCCTACCAACCCTGCGATGAGACCTTTCGGTAAAAACGGAGAAGTTTCAGGTGCAGAGATTGAAAAGATTGCAGCCTATGTATATCACATCAATCAGGAACAACCACCAGTGACTCCGGCTCAGGGAGGAGCAGCTCCTCAGGGAACTGAAGCACATTGGGAAAAAGAATAA